The proteins below are encoded in one region of Vicinamibacteria bacterium:
- a CDS encoding TatD family hydrolase, translating to MIDSHAHLDMDAFDSDRDRVIDRAAGAGVSSILSLGLIDEKDSYEKAFPLVDRHHLYTAVGCHPHDAKIFDERGGEGLVKRLSDRPRLLAIGEIGLDYHYNLSPPDVQRDVFRRQIRVARELGLPIIVHHRDAARDLVEILDEEDVGEVGGILHSFTADLATAEAAIRLGLLISFSGILTFKNAEPLREVAKALPLEKLLVETDCPYLAPVPHRGKRNEPALVVETLDCLARLRGERPEVVDAATDENFLDLFDLR from the coding sequence ATGATCGACTCGCACGCCCACCTCGACATGGACGCCTTCGACTCCGATCGAGATCGGGTCATCGATCGCGCGGCCGGTGCGGGCGTGTCTTCGATCCTTTCCCTCGGCCTCATCGACGAAAAAGACTCCTACGAGAAAGCGTTTCCTCTCGTCGACCGCCATCATCTCTATACCGCGGTGGGCTGCCACCCTCACGACGCGAAGATCTTCGACGAGCGCGGAGGGGAAGGTTTAGTAAAACGACTGTCGGATCGTCCTCGGTTGCTGGCCATCGGTGAGATCGGGCTCGACTATCACTACAATCTGTCGCCTCCCGACGTGCAGCGGGACGTCTTCCGGCGGCAGATCCGCGTCGCTCGGGAGCTGGGGCTCCCGATCATCGTCCACCATCGTGATGCCGCTCGCGACCTGGTGGAGATACTCGACGAGGAGGACGTCGGAGAGGTCGGAGGCATCCTTCATTCGTTCACGGCCGACCTCGCCACGGCCGAGGCGGCGATCCGGCTGGGTCTGTTGATTTCCTTCTCCGGCATCCTCACGTTCAAAAACGCCGAGCCATTGAGGGAAGTGGCCAAGGCCCTTCCGCTCGAGAAGCTTCTCGTCGAGACGGACTGCCCCTACCTGGCGCCCGTACCTCATCGGGGGAAGCGCAACGAGCCGGCCCTCGTCGTCGAGACCCTCGACTGCCTCGCGCGCCTGCGCGGTGAGCGCCCCGAGGTGGTCGATGCGGCTACAGACGAGAACTTCCTTGATTTGTTCGATTTACGCTGA
- a CDS encoding polyprenyl synthetase family protein yields MPAPETQSPESSPQLDSIFNDIQGDLDRVEQIIRDKVESHLGLVESSSRYLYRSGGKRVRPALLLLAARACGYRGDKGPQYAAVTEFIHTATLVHDDIVDEATMRRGHQSLNALLGNDFTVLLGDFLYIRSIALAIEMGSLQILEVICEITLRMIEGMILELTRGGAVDLSEEEHLDILKRKTAYLFLGCGQMGAILGEASEDVREAMADYGMNLGMAFQVADDLLDFTADEEVLGKPVLSDLKEGHVTLPIIYALQAEPRAIPTVQAILERRAIDDVSRKEILDLVRRNRTLERVRAVAQRYALAAQERLAAIPESSARDSLAFLTQYVIDRNR; encoded by the coding sequence ATGCCTGCACCCGAGACCCAGTCACCCGAATCCTCGCCCCAGCTGGATAGTATCTTCAACGACATCCAGGGCGATCTCGACCGCGTCGAACAGATCATCCGCGACAAGGTCGAGAGTCATCTCGGCCTCGTCGAGTCCTCGAGTCGTTACCTGTATCGGAGCGGCGGCAAGCGGGTGCGGCCCGCGTTGCTCCTCCTGGCGGCGAGGGCTTGCGGTTATCGAGGGGACAAGGGGCCGCAGTACGCTGCGGTGACCGAGTTCATCCACACGGCGACGCTCGTTCACGACGATATCGTCGACGAGGCGACCATGCGCCGCGGACATCAATCCCTGAACGCTCTCTTGGGGAACGACTTCACCGTTTTGCTCGGTGACTTTCTCTATATTCGGTCCATCGCGCTCGCGATCGAGATGGGCAGCCTTCAGATACTCGAAGTGATCTGCGAGATCACGCTGCGGATGATCGAGGGAATGATCCTCGAGCTCACCCGAGGCGGAGCCGTCGATCTGAGCGAAGAGGAGCATCTGGATATCCTGAAACGGAAGACCGCTTATCTTTTCCTCGGTTGCGGCCAGATGGGGGCGATTCTGGGAGAGGCTTCCGAAGACGTGAGGGAAGCGATGGCGGATTACGGAATGAACCTGGGGATGGCATTCCAGGTGGCCGATGATCTGCTCGACTTCACCGCCGACGAGGAGGTGTTGGGCAAGCCCGTTCTCTCGGACCTCAAGGAGGGACACGTCACCCTCCCCATCATCTACGCCCTTCAGGCGGAGCCGCGCGCGATTCCGACGGTGCAGGCGATCCTGGAACGGCGTGCCATCGACGATGTGAGCCGGAAGGAGATTCTGGATCTGGTGCGGCGAAATCGAACGCTCGAGAGGGTCCGGGCCGTGGCCCAGCGCTATGCGCTCGCGGCGCAGGAGCGGCTTGCGGCTATCCCCGAATCGAGTGCCAGAGATTCTCTGGCCTTCTTGACCCAGTACGTCATCGACCGCAACCGGTGA
- a CDS encoding DUF309 domain-containing protein: protein MRRYTDKPFPPYKHLPGQTAHPERDPGGYRFGKAAASVRALDENGWHRNKDYLYGVDLFNAGYYWEAHAVWEELWRAAPASSRSSRFIQGLIQLAASSLKRTAGREAGAAKLLRSALDKLERVSADSPRYMGIELPELLSKAIRSSKRIEIELAPNAETRDL, encoded by the coding sequence GTGAGGCGGTACACCGACAAACCGTTTCCTCCTTATAAACATCTTCCAGGGCAAACGGCCCATCCCGAGCGCGATCCCGGCGGTTATCGGTTTGGAAAGGCCGCGGCTTCCGTGCGGGCTCTGGACGAGAACGGCTGGCATCGGAATAAGGACTATCTCTACGGGGTGGATCTGTTCAACGCCGGCTACTATTGGGAGGCCCATGCCGTCTGGGAAGAGCTGTGGCGTGCGGCGCCGGCATCCTCCCGGTCCTCGCGGTTTATTCAGGGTCTCATCCAGCTCGCCGCCTCCTCGCTGAAGCGGACGGCTGGACGAGAGGCGGGAGCGGCCAAGCTACTCCGGTCCGCCCTCGACAAGCTCGAGCGGGTGTCGGCCGATTCCCCGAGATACATGGGCATCGAGCTTCCTGAGCTGCTGTCGAAGGCGATCCGTTCGAGCAAGCGGATTGAAATCGAGCTCGCCCCGAACGCAGAGACCCGTGACCTTTGA
- a CDS encoding YajQ family cyclic di-GMP-binding protein, with protein MATDSSFDIVCRVDLQEVRNAIQHSMKEIDNRFDFKGSHTAIHLVDDLSAIELASSDETRLRSALDVLETKLVKRGVPLKALDRGNIESALGGTVRLRVGLQSGIPVEKAREIVKLVKTTKLKVQAAIQGDQVRISGKKRDDLQSVIGLLKETDLGIAMQFINYR; from the coding sequence GTGGCGACGGATAGCTCCTTCGATATCGTGTGTCGCGTCGACCTTCAGGAGGTGCGAAACGCGATCCAACACTCCATGAAAGAAATCGACAACCGGTTCGATTTCAAGGGCTCACACACCGCGATCCATCTGGTGGACGACTTGAGCGCCATCGAGCTTGCCTCCTCGGACGAGACGAGGCTCAGGAGCGCTCTCGACGTTCTCGAGACGAAGCTCGTGAAACGCGGGGTTCCATTGAAGGCACTCGATCGGGGGAACATCGAGTCCGCCCTGGGAGGAACCGTTCGCCTCCGGGTTGGGCTACAGAGCGGGATTCCCGTCGAAAAAGCGCGCGAGATAGTCAAGCTGGTGAAGACGACCAAGCTGAAAGTGCAGGCCGCGATACAGGGGGATCAGGTCCGCATCAGCGGAAAAAAGAGAGACGATCTGCAGTCGGTCATCGGACTTCTGAAGGAGACCGATCTCGGCATCGCGATGCAGTTCATCAACTACCGATAG
- a CDS encoding sigma-54 dependent transcriptional regulator: MVKHRILVVDDEEPIRKTLRMTLEYEGYDVIEASSGSEALVLTDKEPVDLVFLDVKMPGMDGLEVLGKLRERENSPQVIVVSGHGNVQTAVQATKLGAFDFIEKPLETERVLLEAKNALEKKELVDEVGRLRLRFERKYQMVGSSPALERVREAILRTAPTNATVLITGESGTGKELVARAIHANSQRSRGPFVQVNCAAIPEDLIESELFGHEKGSFTGATTKQIGKFEQAHKGTIFLDEVGDMSARTQAKVLRVLQEGEVERVGSQATIKVDVRIIAATNKDLKKVIEAGDFREDLYFRLSVIPIPTPPLRDRREDIELLIEHFVTSFAAEDNLRPKQFSREAMDRLKRHRFKGNVRELRNTVERALIMAKGDVIDVSDLPETIHHPDDSASPDLKPSTLKEFKETSERTFLVEKLRENNWNISQTAQLIGTPRSNLYKKLEQYQISQDNDG, from the coding sequence ATGGTCAAGCACCGTATTCTCGTCGTGGACGACGAAGAGCCGATCCGCAAGACACTCCGCATGACCCTCGAGTACGAGGGGTATGACGTCATCGAGGCCTCGTCGGGCTCGGAAGCGCTCGTTCTCACCGACAAGGAGCCGGTGGATCTCGTCTTTCTCGACGTGAAGATGCCGGGCATGGACGGGTTGGAAGTTCTCGGCAAGCTTCGCGAACGCGAGAATTCCCCCCAGGTGATCGTCGTGAGCGGCCACGGCAACGTCCAGACCGCGGTGCAGGCCACCAAGCTCGGCGCCTTCGATTTCATCGAGAAGCCGCTCGAGACCGAGCGGGTGCTTCTCGAGGCCAAAAACGCTCTCGAGAAAAAGGAGCTCGTGGACGAAGTCGGCCGCCTGCGGCTTCGCTTCGAGCGCAAGTACCAGATGGTCGGCTCGTCACCCGCGCTCGAGCGGGTGCGGGAAGCGATCCTGCGGACGGCACCCACGAACGCCACCGTGCTCATCACCGGTGAGTCGGGAACGGGAAAGGAGCTCGTCGCAAGAGCCATTCACGCGAACAGTCAACGATCGCGGGGTCCGTTCGTTCAGGTGAATTGTGCCGCCATCCCCGAGGACCTGATCGAAAGCGAGCTCTTCGGGCACGAAAAGGGCTCCTTCACGGGGGCGACGACCAAGCAGATCGGGAAATTCGAGCAGGCGCACAAGGGCACCATCTTTCTCGACGAGGTCGGGGACATGAGCGCCCGCACCCAGGCCAAGGTCCTGCGCGTCCTGCAGGAAGGTGAGGTCGAGCGCGTGGGCTCGCAGGCGACCATCAAGGTCGACGTGCGCATCATCGCGGCGACCAACAAAGACCTCAAGAAGGTAATCGAGGCGGGGGATTTTCGCGAGGATCTCTACTTCAGGCTCTCCGTCATCCCCATTCCCACCCCGCCCCTTCGAGACCGTCGCGAGGACATCGAGCTTCTCATCGAGCATTTCGTCACGTCTTTCGCCGCCGAGGACAACTTGCGACCCAAGCAGTTCTCGCGAGAGGCGATGGATCGGTTGAAGAGACACCGCTTCAAGGGGAACGTGCGCGAGCTCCGGAATACCGTGGAGCGCGCCCTCATCATGGCCAAAGGGGACGTCATCGACGTGAGCGATCTCCCCGAGACGATACATCACCCCGACGATTCCGCATCTCCCGATCTCAAACCGAGCACGTTGAAGGAGTTCAAGGAGACGAGCGAGCGGACCTTTCTCGTCGAGAAACTGAGAGAGAACAACTGGAACATCTCTCAGACCGCTCAGCTCATCGGCACGCCTCGGAGCAACCTCTACAAGAAGCTCGAGCAGTACCAGATTTCGCAGGACAACGACGGCTGA